The Calditerrivibrio nitroreducens DSM 19672 genome window below encodes:
- a CDS encoding tRNA (adenine-N1)-methyltransferase, whose amino-acid sequence MLKYGDKVILTDHKKNKHTVTLKEGGKFSTNYGYIEHDKIIEAGNGGIVLSSKNIKYTVLKPTYIDYVMHIKRNAQIIYPKDTAAMLMEGDVYPGLEILESGIGQGAFSIALLRALAGKGHLVSYEIREDFAEQSARFIKEFLGDVDNHTIRIGNIYEGFEGVYDRVFLDLPEPWHVLKYLKDGLRDGGIVVAYIPTVLQLKTFVDTLKELNYFADIESFELIKRPWKVDGLSVRPEMWIYNHSAFICRARKMQS is encoded by the coding sequence ATGCTAAAATATGGTGATAAAGTCATATTAACAGATCATAAGAAAAATAAACACACCGTTACACTAAAAGAGGGGGGTAAATTCTCCACTAATTATGGCTATATCGAACATGATAAAATAATCGAAGCCGGAAATGGTGGGATCGTATTAAGCAGTAAAAATATTAAATATACTGTACTAAAGCCAACTTACATAGATTACGTTATGCATATAAAAAGAAATGCCCAGATTATCTATCCCAAAGATACAGCAGCAATGTTGATGGAAGGGGATGTTTATCCGGGTCTTGAGATATTAGAGTCTGGTATAGGTCAGGGGGCTTTTTCAATAGCACTTTTGAGGGCACTTGCTGGTAAAGGTCATCTTGTGAGCTACGAAATAAGAGAAGATTTTGCAGAGCAATCCGCAAGATTCATAAAAGAATTCCTCGGGGATGTAGATAATCATACAATAAGAATAGGTAATATCTATGAGGGTTTTGAAGGTGTGTATGACAGAGTCTTTTTGGATCTTCCGGAACCATGGCATGTATTAAAATATTTAAAAGATGGTTTAAGGGATGGTGGGATTGTTGTTGCATATATTCCAACTGTTTTACAGCTTAAAACTTTTGTGGACACCCTAAAAGAATTAAACTATTTCGCAGACATAGAATCATTTGAACTTATCAAAAGACCATGGAAGGTGGATGGTTTATCCGTCCGTCCTGAAATGTGGATTTACAACCACAGTGCATTTATCTGCAGGGCAAGAAAGATGCAAAGCTGA
- the priA gene encoding replication restart helicase PriA: MFYYKVAVATPYLQFLTYKSINDIPDGTIVKVEVKKRTVLGIIYSKTTDFDPLDIKEILDIYDNIRLTNYYLTFLEKLSNYYTYPIGTTLHKISPIRFIDLDIKKVKEPNLSYHTVSLNDEQQSIYEEIAKKLDKFYTYLIYGVTGSGKTEIYCKLINDVLDRDGQVIYILPEITLTTQLFHRLQIRLKKEVAVYHSKITEKKRQDILVRFNSGALSVIIGARSALFVPGKNIKLIIVDEEHDPSFKQEDTPHYNARDMAVLYGKILNIPVVLGSATPSIESYYNASTNKYKLLRLNQKFHPNTETSIDIIDMKNEEVIDDFLSKKLYDGIYERLNRGEQTLLLINKKGYSSYIICRYCGTILQCNNCSVSMTYYKSDKVARCHYCGTYQHKFRCGKCGGEDFFTVGTGSEKVFELMDQLFPGEILRLDQDVVTSTRRVESILSEFGEKRKKILVGTQIISKGLNYPDITLIGVINIDNLFTLPDFRVEERSVQMLTQFLGRGGRFEKPCQMIIQTYNPDNPVFNVVKTGQLDRFYNDIIEKRKAMGYPPFVHLVKILIDGQRIDKVMDISNKISESLKHTLSKEDKLLGPAIAPISKIKNRHRMQIILKVKTVSNIAKYRKMVDDIFYKYKHGNTKFIFDVDPYNFM, encoded by the coding sequence TAGTTAAAGTAGAGGTAAAAAAAAGAACTGTTTTAGGAATAATTTATTCAAAAACCACCGATTTTGATCCCCTTGACATTAAAGAGATACTCGATATATACGACAATATACGTCTAACAAACTACTATCTAACATTTCTTGAAAAACTCAGCAATTACTATACATACCCCATAGGTACCACCCTTCACAAAATCTCCCCTATAAGATTTATCGATTTGGATATTAAAAAGGTAAAAGAGCCAAACTTAAGCTACCATACTGTATCATTAAATGATGAACAGCAGTCTATATATGAAGAGATTGCGAAAAAATTGGACAAATTTTACACATACCTCATCTACGGTGTCACCGGTAGTGGTAAAACTGAAATATATTGTAAGTTGATAAACGATGTGCTCGACAGAGATGGTCAGGTAATTTATATTTTACCAGAAATTACCCTAACCACACAGCTTTTTCATCGTCTACAGATAAGGCTGAAAAAAGAGGTGGCCGTTTATCATAGTAAAATCACGGAGAAAAAAAGGCAGGATATTTTAGTTAGATTCAATTCCGGTGCTTTAAGTGTCATAATAGGTGCCAGAAGTGCCCTTTTCGTACCAGGAAAGAATATCAAATTAATAATTGTGGATGAAGAGCATGACCCAAGTTTCAAACAGGAGGATACCCCCCATTACAATGCCAGAGATATGGCGGTATTATACGGAAAGATATTAAACATACCCGTTGTTTTAGGATCCGCCACCCCTTCGATAGAGAGCTATTATAATGCATCCACAAACAAATACAAACTACTCAGACTAAACCAAAAATTTCATCCCAATACTGAAACATCGATAGATATCATAGATATGAAAAACGAAGAGGTCATAGATGATTTTTTAAGCAAAAAGCTTTATGATGGAATCTACGAAAGGCTAAACAGAGGTGAGCAGACCCTTCTACTAATCAATAAAAAAGGGTATTCCAGCTATATAATATGTAGATACTGTGGAACCATTCTACAGTGCAATAACTGCTCTGTTTCCATGACCTACTACAAATCTGATAAAGTTGCCAGATGCCACTATTGCGGAACCTATCAGCATAAATTCAGATGTGGAAAATGTGGTGGTGAAGATTTTTTCACTGTTGGCACTGGTTCTGAAAAGGTTTTTGAATTAATGGATCAGCTCTTTCCGGGAGAAATTCTTAGACTGGATCAGGATGTGGTAACTTCAACCAGGAGGGTAGAATCGATATTGTCAGAATTTGGGGAGAAGAGAAAGAAGATACTTGTGGGAACCCAGATTATTTCAAAAGGGCTCAATTATCCGGACATCACACTTATAGGCGTGATAAATATAGACAATCTGTTTACCCTACCAGACTTCAGGGTGGAAGAAAGATCTGTCCAGATGCTCACTCAATTTTTAGGCAGGGGAGGCAGATTTGAAAAGCCATGCCAGATGATCATTCAAACGTATAATCCGGATAATCCAGTATTCAACGTGGTTAAAACAGGTCAATTGGATAGATTTTACAATGATATCATCGAAAAAAGAAAAGCTATGGGATATCCCCCTTTTGTACATCTTGTAAAGATCCTGATTGACGGCCAGAGGATAGATAAGGTGATGGATATCTCCAATAAAATTTCAGAATCTCTGAAACATACACTATCAAAAGAAGATAAATTACTTGGACCTGCAATAGCTCCCATTTCAAAGATAAAAAACAGACATAGAATGCAGATTATTCTCAAAGTAAAGACGGTTTCAAATATTGCTAAATATAGAAAAATGGTGGATGATATTTTTTATAAATATAAGCATGGAAACACAAAATTTATTTTTGATGTTGACCCGTACAACTTTATGTGA
- the ybaK gene encoding Cys-tRNA(Pro) deacylase: MSEKFPVTPVTRLLDGKKIVYGKHLYEYEEKGGTKASSMKLGVDEHIVIKTIVMEDETKKPLIVLMHGDMEISTKNLARFLGVKTIQPCPPEVAQKHTGYLVGGTSPFGTKKQLPIFMEKTILDLEKIYINGGKRGFLISINPQVIVDLLKPTVVEVGYR; the protein is encoded by the coding sequence ATGTCAGAAAAGTTTCCTGTAACCCCAGTAACAAGACTGCTTGATGGTAAAAAGATAGTCTATGGCAAACATCTCTACGAATATGAGGAAAAAGGTGGTACAAAAGCTTCATCTATGAAGCTTGGAGTGGATGAACATATTGTGATTAAAACAATAGTGATGGAAGATGAAACGAAAAAACCTTTGATTGTCCTCATGCATGGGGATATGGAGATATCCACAAAAAACCTTGCAAGATTTTTAGGTGTAAAAACGATACAGCCATGTCCACCCGAAGTAGCCCAAAAACATACAGGGTATCTGGTGGGGGGGACATCCCCATTCGGAACAAAAAAACAGTTGCCAATTTTTATGGAAAAAACTATCTTAGACTTAGAAAAAATTTATATAAATGGCGGTAAAAGAGGATTTTTAATATCAATCAATCCGCAGGTTATAGTAGACCTATTAAAACCGACAGTTGTAGAGGTTGGATATAGATGA